In one Flavobacteriales bacterium genomic region, the following are encoded:
- a CDS encoding protein-L-isoaspartate(D-aspartate) O-methyltransferase, with the protein MEDNYRHKGLRKKLLDILRQKGIKNETVLAAMDRVPRHWFMDTAFLNFAYEDKAFPIGAGQTISQPYTVAFQTDLLDLKKGEKVLEVGTGSGYQTCVLVEMGVKVFSIERQRELYQKTKKLLEEMNYRPRLFYGDGYAGLPAFEPFDKIIVTAGAPYVPPALIDQLKPGGRLVIPVGQNIQEMMLIKKGENGETERETFGEFRFVPLLEDKENGE; encoded by the coding sequence ATGGAAGATAATTATAGGCATAAAGGATTACGGAAGAAGTTGCTGGATATATTACGGCAAAAGGGCATTAAGAATGAGACGGTGCTTGCTGCCATGGACAGGGTGCCCAGGCATTGGTTCATGGATACCGCTTTTTTGAATTTTGCATATGAGGATAAGGCCTTTCCTATAGGAGCCGGACAAACTATTTCGCAGCCTTATACGGTTGCTTTTCAAACCGACCTGTTGGATCTTAAGAAAGGTGAGAAGGTTCTGGAAGTAGGCACTGGTTCAGGCTACCAAACCTGCGTATTGGTTGAGATGGGGGTGAAGGTATTTTCCATCGAGCGGCAACGGGAGTTATACCAGAAGACAAAAAAGTTGCTGGAAGAAATGAATTATCGTCCCAGGTTGTTTTATGGTGATGGTTATGCCGGATTACCAGCCTTTGAGCCTTTCGATAAGATCATTGTAACTGCGGGAGCACCCTATGTGCCGCCGGCTTTGATAGACCAACTCAAGCCGGGTGGCCGGTTAGTGATCCCCGTAGGCCAGAATATACAAGAGATGATGCTCATTAAAAAGGGAGAAAATGGTGAAACGGAGCGTGAGACGTTCGGCGAATTCAGATTTGTACCCCTTCTGGAGGATAAGGAGAACGGGGAATAG